ACTTCTTGTATTCCACGCGGGAAGGATGAAGACGCTTGTTCTTGTCGCAATCATAGTTGCGCTGATTGCATTCTGTGCATTCAAGCACGATGAGTTCTCTAGGCATTTTTAATCCTGATTACTTGATGA
The nucleotide sequence above comes from Fibrobacter sp. UWB16. Encoded proteins:
- the rpmG gene encoding 50S ribosomal protein L33, which gives rise to MPRELIVLECTECNQRNYDCDKNKRLHPSRVEYKKYCRFCRKHTVHKESK